In the genome of Candoia aspera isolate rCanAsp1 chromosome 1, rCanAsp1.hap2, whole genome shotgun sequence, one region contains:
- the SCCPDH gene encoding saccharopine dehydrogenase-like oxidoreductase, with protein MATERPFQLVVFGASGFTGQYVVEELARVAAEDELRGSLRWAVAGRTREKLQAVVEKAAAKLGKTELKSEVGIILCDVSDPSSLASLAKQTNIVLNCVGPYRFFGEPVVKACIENGTSCIDVSGEPQFLEGMYLNYNNKAEEKGVYIIGSCGFDSIPADMGVLFTKNSLKGTLTGVESFLTVKFGPEGASLHDGTWKSAVYGLADQDNLKKIRKQIGHKPLPVFGAKLKRRGAVFYSNEFKQYSIPFMGSDVSVVKRTQRYLHSHLQETPVQYAAYTTVGGLISLMKLMFAGLLFLMLVKFNFGRKLLVKYPEFFSGGHFTKEGPTEKQMEGASFEMTFLGEGYSTGQNPQDGKPDVKICTQVKGPEPGYIATPIAMVQAAVALLKDKNSLPKKGGVYSPGAVFCNTKLVERLNKHGIEFSVISKPEA; from the exons ATGGCTACCGAGCGGCCTTTCCAGCTGGTGGTGTTCGGGGCCTCGGGCTTCACGGGGCAGTACGTGGTCGAGGAGCTAGCGCGAGTGGCTGCCGAGGATGAGCTGCGGGGCTCCTTGCGCTGGGCCGTGGCCGGGAGGACTCGGGAGAAGCTGCAGGCGGTGGTCGAGAAGGCGGCCGCCAAGCTGG GGAAAACAGAACTGAAGTCAGAAGTTGGCATAATACTATGTGATGTCAGCGATCCATCTTCTCTTGCTTCTCTGGCTAAACAAACGAATATTGTTCTAAACTGTGTAGGCCCA TACCGTTTTTTTGGAGAGCCTGTGGTAAAAGCTTGTATCGAGAATGGCACAAGCTGTATTGATGTGAGTGGAGAACCACAG TTCCTGGAAGGAATGTATCTGAATTATAATAACAAAGCTGAAGAAAAAGGAGTATATATTATTGGAAGCTGTGGTTTTGATTCTATTCCAGCAGATATGGGAGTATTATTCACCAAAAACAGTTTAAAAG GTACCTTAACTGGAGTTGAAAGTTTCTTGACTGTAAAATTCGGACCAGAG GGTGCCAGTTTGCATGATGGAACCTGGAAATCAGCTGTATATGGCTTGGCAGATCAAGACAACTTgaagaaaattagaaaacaaaTTGGACATAAACCACTTCCAGTATTTGGAGCAAAACTCAAGAGAAG AGGTGCAGTATTTTACAGTAATGAATTCAAAcagtattccattccattcatggGATCAGATGTCTCTGTAGTAAAACGAACTCAGCGGTATTTGCATTCACATTTGCAGGAAACACCT GTGCAATATGCTGCTTACACGACTGTGGGTGGTCTCATTTCTCTCATGAAGCTAATGTTTGCtggccttttatttttaatgcttgtgAAATTCAACTTTGGAAGAAAGCTCCTGGTAAAA TATCCTGAATTCTTTTCTGGAGGACATTTTACAAAGGAGGGGCCAACAGAAAAACAG ATGGAAGGAGCATCTTTTGAAATGACCTTTCTTGGAGAGGGATACAGCACAGGACAAAATCCACAAGATGGCAAACCTGATGTTAAAATCTGCACCCAAGTGAAGGGACCAG AGCCTGGTTATATTGCTACACCTATAGCAATGGTTCAGGCTGCTGTGGCACTTCTCAAGGACAAGAATTCTCTTCCTAAAAA AGGTGGTGTCTATTCTCCTGGGGCTGTATTCTGTAATACAAAACTTGTGGAGAGACTGAACAAGCATGGAATTGAATTCTCTGTCATAAGCAAGCCTGAAGCCTGA